A section of the Candidatus Methylarchaceae archaeon HK02M2 genome encodes:
- a CDS encoding glycoside hydrolase family 99-like domain-containing protein yields the protein MSRFFIQDMGKGSVLTVLSIVILLAIAIFVINSPSGSEGGLVGAFYYVWWHDGEGGRNWWNEEVMSDIPLLGLYDSRNQSVISQHISWANQYGIDFFCVSWWGEGSWEDVTLKDYFLNNDNISNIQFAILYESYDLLEVEEESINFDGNNKQKLVDDFEYLAETYFGHTQYLKIDEKPVVFIYNARLFNVDYEDAIFELRFKMAEEGYDLYLIGDMVSWLPSLISANLAGQFDAISCYNMVAPLPDISTNFVEKVVGKYSEWYLTTKVPLGVDFIPSVIPSFVEVNPEATTPVVELSLDDFRLFCENVKTYSDVPIGTLICSFNEWYEGTQIEKSDISRDDRLDVIFEYFG from the coding sequence ATGTCGAGGTTTTTTATTCAAGATATGGGTAAAGGTTCGGTACTAACTGTATTATCAATCGTTATACTACTCGCCATAGCTATTTTTGTTATAAATTCGCCAAGTGGTTCGGAGGGAGGTCTTGTAGGCGCTTTCTACTATGTCTGGTGGCATGACGGGGAAGGTGGGAGAAATTGGTGGAATGAAGAGGTGATGTCTGATATCCCGCTTTTGGGACTTTACGATTCAAGGAACCAGTCCGTGATAAGTCAACATATAAGCTGGGCAAACCAGTACGGTATAGACTTTTTCTGTGTAAGCTGGTGGGGTGAGGGCTCTTGGGAAGATGTAACATTGAAGGATTACTTCTTGAATAACGATAACATCAGTAACATACAATTCGCCATACTTTACGAATCGTATGATTTGCTGGAAGTCGAAGAAGAGTCGATAAATTTCGATGGGAATAACAAGCAGAAATTGGTCGACGATTTCGAATATCTTGCCGAAACTTATTTCGGACATACACAATATCTTAAGATTGATGAGAAACCTGTAGTATTCATCTATAATGCAAGATTGTTCAATGTTGATTACGAAGATGCAATATTCGAATTGAGGTTTAAAATGGCTGAAGAAGGTTATGATTTGTATCTCATTGGGGATATGGTTTCTTGGCTCCCGTCTTTGATATCCGCGAATCTTGCCGGGCAATTTGACGCAATATCGTGTTATAATATGGTAGCTCCTCTGCCCGACATAAGCACGAACTTCGTCGAAAAGGTGGTAGGTAAATACAGCGAATGGTACCTCACTACAAAGGTACCATTGGGTGTCGATTTCATTCCAAGCGTGATCCCGTCCTTCGTTGAAGTCAATCCAGAGGCAACAACCCCTGTTGTGGAACTAAGCTTGGACGATTTCAGACTTTTTTGTGAGAATGTCAAAACATATTCAGATGTACCGATCGGTACTTTGATCTGTTCATTCAATGAATGGTATGAGGGCACTCAAATAGAAAAAAGCGATATTTCACGTGACGACCGTTTGGATGTAATCTTTGAATATTTTGGTTAA